DNA from Candidatus Eisenbacteria bacterium:
CCCGCATTCTTCTGGTATTTCACTTCCACAGGGAGCAACTCCTTTTCCCTCTTGACGATGAAATCTATCTCTCCGCCATTTTTCCAGAAGAAGACCCTTGAGTTGAACCAGTCCGGGCGGTCGAACCGGTAAAACAGTTCATTTGCAATAACCTGTTCTGTAAGCCTTGCC
Protein-coding regions in this window:
- a CDS encoding DUF4143 domain-containing protein, translating into ARLTEQVIANELFYRFDRPDWFNSRVFFWKNGGEIDFIVKREKELLPVEVKYQKNAGFQDLRTIKRLGFKRGILISMDRLEMEDGFAIIPVEIFLLATR